A region from the Thermoplasmatales archaeon genome encodes:
- a CDS encoding multidrug resistance protein has product MGEPDGETEKILEAKRQRRNLTDIVSARVLLSFSYGFLNVLLSLYLLHLGYSLLEIGVILGGAIIISAALTFLLAMLADHYGRKLVLIGLFMMFSIASLLFLSSKDILVLIVLSGIGGFTGSGGGPIGSGGPFGAVQTALITESTERREFSKMLSLASVMGIIAVSAGSFLIDLVEAERIDVYYLFYLAGILGTAGAVITVFLRDNGVRSRHILPDLSWRNIIKLSLPTIPSGIGVGFISPIFSLWFHLRFGISSGEIGIIFGLSNLFVLLVMVVLPRFIHPEKELVSIIWTRIVASVALVALAVIPVLLVAAVLYVLRQGMQMGAVPVRQSFAMGLVDPSERATTSGAGSMTRSGFSAASPPVAGSLLAINVAYPPLIGGIITIFDPFLYYFLFRKSFKGKKRDKNK; this is encoded by the coding sequence ATGGGAGAACCCGATGGAGAGACTGAAAAGATACTCGAGGCCAAAAGACAGAGAAGGAATCTTACAGACATAGTATCAGCAAGGGTCCTGTTGAGCTTCAGTTACGGTTTTCTCAATGTACTGCTCAGCCTTTACCTACTTCATCTTGGTTATTCTCTCCTTGAAATCGGCGTGATACTGGGCGGGGCAATAATCATCAGTGCGGCGCTGACTTTCCTGCTTGCAATGTTGGCAGACCATTATGGCCGGAAGCTTGTACTCATTGGCCTTTTCATGATGTTCTCCATAGCTTCACTGCTCTTTTTGAGCTCAAAGGATATACTCGTGCTCATAGTTCTAAGCGGAATCGGTGGGTTTACCGGCTCTGGCGGAGGCCCCATAGGATCCGGTGGTCCCTTCGGTGCAGTGCAAACAGCCCTTATAACCGAGTCCACTGAGAGGAGGGAATTTTCAAAAATGCTGTCTCTCGCCTCTGTCATGGGCATAATAGCGGTCAGTGCAGGATCATTCCTCATAGATCTTGTGGAAGCCGAGAGAATAGATGTCTATTACCTCTTCTATCTCGCCGGCATTTTGGGAACAGCAGGGGCTGTTATTACGGTTTTCCTCAGGGATAACGGGGTGAGGAGCAGACACATCCTTCCGGACCTATCATGGAGGAATATAATCAAGCTGTCTCTACCAACTATTCCCAGTGGAATAGGTGTGGGTTTCATTTCACCAATATTTTCACTATGGTTTCATCTCAGGTTTGGCATATCATCAGGCGAGATAGGGATAATCTTCGGTCTCTCCAATCTCTTTGTCCTGCTGGTCATGGTAGTTCTGCCAAGATTCATTCATCCTGAAAAAGAACTCGTTTCCATAATATGGACAAGAATAGTTGCATCAGTTGCACTGGTTGCACTTGCAGTGATACCAGTACTGCTTGTTGCAGCAGTTCTCTACGTGCTGAGGCAGGGGATGCAGATGGGGGCAGTCCCGGTGAGGCAGTCATTTGCGATGGGACTTGTGGATCCATCAGAGAGGGCAACCACTTCCGGAGCAGGATCGATGACAAGGAGTGGTTTCTCGGCGGCTTCACCTCCTGTTGCAGGATCTCTTCTGGCCATCAACGTTGCATATCCACCTCTAATTGGGGGAATAATAACAATATTTGACCCTTTCCTGTATTATTTTCTGTTCAGGAAGAGTTTTAAAGGGAAAAAACGAGATAAAAACAAGTAA
- a CDS encoding putative bifunctional trehalose-6-phosphate synthase/HAD hydrolase subfamily IIB, producing the protein MFVNMGLSFPVMGILYFLYNINRYMNMAYLVVTSRSPVSHEKVNGKHIARENIGGVVTAMRRIMQSEGGTWVCWGDGRLDGEYQHEDLGAYSIERVLLSKYEKIGFYDDFSNGTLWPLFHYFRERIKFTLSGFNIYYDVNRKFANAIMQNLREGMTIWIHDYQLSLVPGILREAGVKNRIIFTWHIPWVASEFFSTLPRSEELLASIARSNVITFHNETYAENFISSYRSIIGNSEDIRNKVHSISLGIDTSYYSTNNVKPLGGHSFTGRKVIFSIDRLDYTKGLTKKVLTIERLLRMHPEYSEKFVFLMIVTPSRTGVQEYMMMKRELEMTIGRINGEYGSLNWYPIIYIYRKISQKTLLSYYVSADVALITPLFDGLNLVSKEFINATKKGVLIISRFAGAAADLKEALIVNPNDLEGTSEAIVRAFRMGHDEKMARLNKLKQNVQEYDINWWVKKIKKISEGVPR; encoded by the coding sequence ATGTTTGTGAACATGGGGTTAAGTTTCCCGGTAATGGGTATACTATACTTCTTATATAATATAAACAGATATATGAATATGGCCTATCTTGTCGTTACAAGCCGCTCCCCCGTCAGTCATGAAAAGGTGAACGGCAAACATATTGCCAGGGAGAACATCGGCGGCGTTGTAACTGCAATGCGAAGGATAATGCAGAGCGAGGGGGGAACATGGGTATGCTGGGGAGATGGCAGGCTGGATGGGGAATACCAGCATGAGGATCTTGGTGCTTACAGCATAGAGCGAGTGTTGTTGTCCAAATATGAGAAAATTGGATTTTATGACGATTTTTCCAACGGGACACTGTGGCCATTATTCCACTATTTCAGGGAAAGGATAAAATTCACCCTGTCAGGTTTCAACATATATTATGACGTCAACAGGAAATTTGCCAATGCAATCATGCAGAATCTGAGAGAGGGAATGACTATATGGATCCATGATTACCAGCTGAGCCTGGTTCCTGGAATACTGCGCGAAGCAGGAGTGAAGAACCGCATAATTTTCACGTGGCATATACCTTGGGTTGCAAGTGAATTCTTCTCCACACTGCCCAGATCGGAGGAGCTCCTTGCCAGCATAGCAAGATCAAACGTAATAACATTCCACAATGAGACTTATGCTGAAAATTTCATATCCAGTTACAGATCAATCATTGGAAATTCTGAAGACATAAGAAACAAGGTCCATTCCATTTCTCTCGGGATTGACACTTCCTATTATTCAACTAATAATGTAAAACCCCTGGGCGGGCATTCCTTCACCGGCAGGAAAGTCATATTCTCCATTGACAGGCTTGATTACACCAAAGGTCTTACAAAGAAGGTGCTTACCATAGAAAGGCTCCTGAGGATGCATCCAGAATACAGCGAGAAATTCGTATTCCTGATGATAGTTACTCCCAGCAGAACAGGTGTACAGGAATACATGATGATGAAAAGGGAGCTGGAAATGACCATAGGAAGGATCAACGGAGAGTATGGATCGCTGAACTGGTATCCTATTATATATATCTATAGAAAAATAAGCCAGAAAACTCTGCTCTCGTATTATGTATCTGCCGATGTGGCACTGATAACCCCACTTTTCGATGGACTGAATCTTGTGAGCAAGGAATTTATCAATGCCACAAAAAAGGGAGTACTCATCATTTCCAGGTTTGCTGGAGCTGCTGCAGACCTGAAGGAAGCGCTGATTGTGAACCCTAATGATCTTGAAGGCACTTCTGAGGCAATAGTCAGGGCATTCAGGATGGGGCATGACGAGAAGATGGCGCGGTTAAATAAGTTGAAACAGAATGTACAGGAATATGATATCAACTGGTGGGTGAAGAAAATAAAGAAAATCTCTGAAGGGGTCCCGAGGTAA
- a CDS encoding Putative methylthioribose-1-phosphate isomerase, with protein sequence MKVIVDGQEKNLLAVWYEDHEVKLVDQRKLPEKIEIFEAKTTDDIVHAIKDMLVRGAPAIGVTAAYGLAMAKQNKEDMEAAVEKISKTRPTAFDLFKAIKFMKENNFDLNSARRYSNEISGRSKRIGEFGNSLIKQGSRILTHCNAGALAVVDWGTALAPIRIAAGEGKKPFVFVDETRPRLQGAKLTAWELKQEGIDHAIIADNAAGYFMKKGEVDLIIVGADRIAANGDFANKIGTYEKAVVAKANSIPFYVAAPGSTFDFSISSGEQIPIEERSQEEVLIIGETRIGPTESKARNPAFDVTPNDYVTAYITEYGIFRPNELSRVKGMMASDLFMR encoded by the coding sequence ATGAAGGTTATAGTAGATGGGCAGGAGAAGAATCTGCTCGCAGTCTGGTACGAAGACCATGAGGTCAAACTGGTTGATCAGAGAAAGCTCCCGGAAAAAATAGAGATATTTGAGGCTAAGACCACGGATGATATAGTCCACGCGATTAAGGACATGCTCGTGAGAGGTGCACCTGCTATTGGTGTTACCGCAGCTTATGGACTGGCGATGGCGAAACAGAACAAGGAAGATATGGAAGCTGCAGTGGAGAAAATTTCAAAAACACGCCCAACTGCTTTTGATCTCTTCAAGGCAATAAAATTCATGAAGGAGAACAACTTCGATTTGAATTCTGCAAGAAGGTATTCCAACGAGATTTCCGGCAGAAGCAAAAGGATCGGGGAATTTGGAAACAGCCTGATCAAGCAGGGAAGCAGGATATTGACCCACTGCAACGCTGGAGCCCTGGCTGTTGTCGACTGGGGGACTGCACTTGCACCAATAAGGATAGCCGCAGGGGAAGGGAAGAAACCGTTTGTTTTTGTTGATGAAACCAGGCCAAGACTACAGGGTGCAAAGCTGACCGCTTGGGAGCTCAAGCAGGAAGGGATAGATCACGCAATAATTGCCGATAATGCAGCAGGATACTTCATGAAGAAGGGCGAGGTTGACCTCATAATTGTTGGTGCTGACAGAATCGCGGCCAATGGTGATTTTGCCAACAAGATAGGTACTTACGAGAAGGCGGTTGTAGCAAAGGCTAACAGCATCCCGTTCTATGTCGCGGCACCTGGAAGCACATTCGATTTCTCCATTTCTTCCGGAGAACAGATTCCCATCGAGGAAAGATCACAGGAGGAGGTCCTGATTATAGGTGAAACAAGGATCGGACCGACTGAAAGCAAAGCAAGAAACCCCGCCTTTGATGTAACACCGAATGATTATGTCACAGCATATATAACGGAATATGGAATTTTCAGGCCGAATGAACTCTCAAGAGTAAAAGGTATGATGGCCAGCGATCTTTTCATGAGGTGA
- the sucD_2 gene encoding Succinyl-CoA ligase [ADP-forming] subunit alpha: protein MIDDLFSPQSIAIIGASRDEEKIGNVILKNLIASGYPGKVYPVNPSTPEILGIKCYHSIVEIKAPLTLAIIVLPARMVPESVDNCIKSGVRFIIIISGGFSETGPAGNALSDEIYSLISKSGTRLIGPNTVGLYLPYSKVNTTLTSYERVSFPPPGNIGFISQSGALGLLTMDAISEYGIGISAFVNLGNRLDLDEADFLDFFESDINTRSVAMYMESVRGGRAFYERIRKFNRKKPLVILKAGRTEQSARAASLHTGAMATNDSIFDGMLSQAGSVRAYDETELMDYAKVLAYSKQMHGNRIAILTTAGGVGVISTDYVSDTQYIKPLQMASLSDETKQEIMKVIVPYGSAQNPIDLTADGSVDDYDRVLEILEGDSGVDGVLVYALPQTPKMGMGIVDVVEKHMESGKPMVVGVLGYKIAKQLLVEFEKRKIPAFPSVSRSVKSLRALYTYSVSRGEIQ from the coding sequence GTGATTGATGACTTATTTAGTCCCCAGTCCATAGCTATAATTGGGGCTTCCAGGGATGAAGAGAAGATAGGAAACGTTATCCTGAAGAATCTTATTGCGTCAGGATATCCTGGAAAAGTTTATCCCGTCAACCCATCCACGCCTGAAATACTGGGAATAAAATGCTATCATTCAATAGTGGAGATCAAGGCACCGCTTACCCTGGCAATCATTGTGCTGCCAGCCCGTATGGTCCCGGAATCCGTGGATAACTGCATAAAATCCGGTGTCAGGTTTATCATAATAATCAGCGGTGGCTTTTCCGAGACTGGACCGGCTGGAAATGCACTGTCTGATGAAATTTATTCCTTAATATCAAAATCCGGTACCCGGCTCATAGGGCCGAATACAGTAGGGTTATACCTCCCGTATTCGAAAGTTAATACAACCCTCACATCTTACGAGAGGGTATCGTTCCCGCCGCCCGGGAACATAGGGTTTATCTCACAGAGCGGAGCTCTTGGACTGTTGACGATGGATGCAATATCGGAATACGGGATCGGAATTTCCGCCTTTGTGAATCTTGGAAACAGGCTTGATCTGGATGAGGCGGATTTTCTCGACTTTTTTGAGTCTGATATAAATACGCGCAGTGTTGCCATGTATATGGAGAGTGTCAGGGGAGGAAGGGCGTTCTATGAGAGAATAAGGAAGTTCAACCGGAAAAAACCACTTGTAATCCTTAAGGCAGGCAGGACCGAGCAATCCGCCAGAGCAGCTTCGCTTCACACGGGCGCTATGGCAACCAACGATTCGATATTTGATGGCATGTTGTCCCAAGCAGGCTCCGTCAGGGCATATGATGAGACAGAACTGATGGATTATGCGAAGGTGCTTGCATACTCAAAACAGATGCACGGTAACAGGATAGCAATACTGACAACTGCAGGTGGAGTTGGCGTGATCTCAACTGACTATGTCTCTGACACCCAATACATAAAACCGCTTCAGATGGCGAGTCTAAGCGATGAGACAAAGCAGGAAATCATGAAAGTCATCGTACCCTATGGGTCGGCACAGAATCCAATTGACCTGACCGCGGATGGAAGCGTTGACGACTATGACAGGGTGCTGGAAATACTGGAAGGGGACTCGGGAGTGGATGGGGTACTTGTTTATGCGCTTCCGCAGACTCCAAAGATGGGAATGGGCATAGTAGATGTGGTAGAAAAGCACATGGAGTCTGGAAAGCCAATGGTAGTGGGAGTGCTGGGCTATAAAATTGCAAAGCAACTTCTCGTTGAATTCGAGAAGAGAAAAATACCGGCGTTCCCGTCAGTATCCAGGAGCGTCAAATCTCTCAGGGCATTGTACACATACAGCGTTTCAAGAGGTGAAATACAGTGA
- a CDS encoding putative bifunctional trehalose-6-phosphate synthase/HAD hydrolase subfamily IIB, producing the protein MASPEDVFIAFKKIVSGDPIIFLDYDGTLVNIVMNPWEAVADGDLIKTLTDLSARFETFIVTGRSLKDIMELLPLDMNLVALHGSVTKFKGRQPSFVPGYDRYRAICDDLFNDLDPIRSKFPGLRMFNKHGGLLFHYGLMNMDLRGELRSAVDEIARNAGMYLYSGFNIFELRIPGVSKGNAIVKIRQDGRGAMIAGDEGTDEEAFEMNMDALKVKVGEGTTLADLVLRNPAEMRAVLKLIAYS; encoded by the coding sequence TTGGCGTCACCGGAAGATGTGTTTATCGCTTTCAAAAAGATCGTATCAGGCGACCCCATAATATTTCTTGACTACGACGGCACGCTTGTCAATATAGTAATGAATCCGTGGGAAGCCGTTGCGGACGGGGACTTAATAAAAACACTTACGGATCTCTCGGCAAGGTTTGAAACGTTCATAGTTACCGGGAGATCACTTAAGGACATCATGGAACTCCTTCCACTTGATATGAATCTCGTTGCCTTGCACGGGTCCGTTACAAAGTTCAAGGGCCGGCAACCTTCCTTCGTACCAGGATATGATAGGTATCGTGCGATTTGCGACGACCTGTTCAATGATCTCGATCCGATAAGGTCAAAATTCCCTGGCCTGAGGATGTTCAACAAGCATGGCGGGCTGCTTTTTCATTATGGCCTCATGAACATGGATCTTAGGGGTGAGCTTCGATCAGCTGTTGATGAAATAGCCCGTAATGCCGGAATGTACCTTTACAGCGGATTCAATATTTTTGAGTTGAGAATCCCCGGAGTCAGCAAGGGAAATGCTATCGTGAAGATAAGGCAGGACGGAAGAGGTGCGATGATTGCAGGTGATGAGGGAACCGATGAGGAGGCATTTGAGATGAACATGGATGCATTGAAGGTCAAAGTTGGAGAAGGCACTACCCTTGCAGACCTTGTTCTCAGGAATCCTGCTGAAATGAGGGCAGTACTCAAGCTGATTGCTTACTCATGA
- the iorA gene encoding Indolepyruvate oxidoreductase subunit IorA: protein MIEMSELKQLLINEPGKKLFLLGNEAIARGAIEAGVRVATTYPGTPSSEVGNVLSELAKQAGIYFQFSVNEKVAIEVAYSSAISGLRSFVFMKHVGLNVAADPLMSISYTGVRAGLVVMSADDPSMFSSQNEQDNRNYAELAHIPLIEPSNSQEAKDFLKYAFEISEMEHIPVLFRTTTRVSHQRGMVELGEIAKKEEAGFFKSDPKNFVALPVNSMGLKEGLIKKMERLKTVSDNSRINRIESYGSGKYGIITSGEAYNVLMDTVSKYGLDVSILKLGFTNPLPENMVTTFLKEHENVIVVEELDPFLETRVRMIAQMHSTGTKIFGKIDGYFTFSHEYNPDTVAGSLSRIMGFNVEQVPVEIDSSMLPPRPPVLCPGCPHRATYYAVKRAVKMSNIKDPIYSSDIGCYSLGVYDPYDEADVMIDMGSSIGVGGGFSNATGQKVISFIGDSTFFHSGIPGLINAVHNEANVVLIVLDNRTTAMTGQQPNPGMNINGMGDAAPEVSIEAIVKAIGIQYVKVVDPYDLKSTLLAVSGALRNEGVSVIVARRECAMIRDERMRSKKEWKTYQVDPEKCKLCMNCVEKFSCPAIFIEGGKIRIDQNICDGCGVCAEPYVCPPKAIEEVQTA, encoded by the coding sequence ATGATTGAAATGAGCGAACTCAAGCAGCTGCTGATCAATGAACCTGGCAAGAAACTTTTCCTGCTTGGTAACGAAGCCATTGCCAGAGGAGCCATAGAAGCAGGGGTAAGAGTTGCAACAACCTACCCGGGAACTCCTTCCAGCGAAGTTGGCAATGTTCTATCAGAACTTGCAAAGCAGGCTGGTATCTATTTCCAGTTTTCTGTCAACGAGAAAGTTGCCATAGAGGTGGCATATTCTTCTGCAATTTCAGGCCTGCGATCATTCGTTTTCATGAAGCATGTGGGGCTCAATGTTGCAGCTGATCCACTAATGAGCATTTCCTATACAGGAGTAAGGGCAGGACTCGTGGTTATGTCAGCAGATGATCCTTCGATGTTCTCTTCACAGAATGAACAGGATAACAGGAACTATGCTGAGCTGGCACATATCCCGCTTATAGAACCATCCAATTCCCAGGAGGCAAAGGACTTCCTGAAGTATGCATTTGAAATATCCGAGATGGAGCATATCCCGGTTCTTTTCAGGACAACCACAAGGGTAAGCCACCAGAGAGGCATGGTTGAACTCGGAGAAATTGCGAAAAAAGAAGAGGCGGGATTTTTCAAGAGTGACCCGAAGAACTTCGTCGCGCTCCCGGTAAATTCCATGGGACTGAAGGAGGGACTGATCAAGAAGATGGAAAGGCTGAAAACCGTTTCAGACAATTCCAGGATAAACAGGATTGAGTCCTACGGTTCAGGCAAGTATGGGATTATTACCTCTGGAGAAGCGTATAATGTACTCATGGACACGGTATCAAAGTATGGTCTTGACGTTTCGATATTAAAACTGGGATTCACCAACCCTTTGCCGGAGAATATGGTTACCACTTTCCTGAAGGAACATGAAAACGTGATAGTTGTTGAGGAGCTTGATCCATTCCTGGAAACAAGAGTAAGGATGATAGCGCAGATGCACTCAACGGGAACCAAAATTTTTGGCAAGATTGATGGATACTTTACCTTCAGCCATGAATACAATCCGGATACAGTTGCAGGATCACTCTCAAGAATAATGGGATTCAATGTTGAGCAGGTTCCTGTGGAGATAGATTCCTCCATGCTCCCTCCCAGGCCACCAGTGCTCTGCCCCGGCTGCCCTCACAGGGCGACATACTATGCTGTGAAACGTGCCGTAAAGATGTCAAACATAAAGGATCCGATATACTCATCGGATATCGGATGTTACTCGCTGGGAGTTTATGACCCCTACGATGAGGCCGATGTAATGATAGATATGGGGTCATCCATTGGAGTTGGAGGCGGATTCTCGAACGCAACTGGCCAGAAAGTGATCTCATTTATAGGAGACTCAACGTTTTTCCATTCAGGCATACCCGGACTCATAAATGCAGTCCACAATGAAGCGAATGTTGTTCTCATAGTGCTGGATAACAGGACCACTGCAATGACCGGGCAACAGCCAAATCCTGGAATGAACATAAATGGAATGGGGGATGCTGCACCAGAAGTATCAATTGAAGCGATAGTGAAAGCCATAGGAATCCAGTATGTGAAAGTAGTTGACCCGTATGATCTGAAAAGCACCCTCTTGGCGGTTTCAGGTGCATTGAGGAACGAGGGTGTATCGGTGATAGTTGCCAGAAGAGAGTGCGCAATGATCCGCGATGAACGGATGCGATCCAAGAAAGAGTGGAAGACTTACCAGGTAGACCCTGAGAAGTGTAAACTGTGCATGAATTGCGTGGAGAAATTCTCATGCCCTGCAATCTTCATAGAAGGGGGTAAAATAAGGATAGACCAAAATATCTGCGACGGATGCGGAGTTTGCGCAGAACCATATGTCTGTCCGCCAAAAGCAATTGAGGAGGTGCAAACAGCATGA
- a CDS encoding C-N hydrolase family amidase, translating into MSSKMVKIAIAQMSSGESKEKNVKRSLSMLDTAVERKSDLVVFPEYQMISRDYLEREAILENSEQDEGRYVKTFMEYAKKNSINILCNMAESLPGLAKPYNASILINRSGYIVGKYRKIHLFDALGKGESYAYSAGLQAPAPYILPEFRIGVQICFDLRFPETARILAVQGIDILVYQAGWFSGEHKLEQWRTLLRARAIENGAFVIGAAQCGQNYTGHSMIVSPYGDIMEEAENQETLLISDIDLSEVDIYREEMPVIRSRRLDLYDIKGL; encoded by the coding sequence ATGAGCAGTAAAATGGTAAAGATAGCGATAGCACAGATGTCATCCGGAGAATCCAAGGAAAAAAACGTGAAAAGGAGTTTATCAATGCTTGACACAGCTGTGGAAAGGAAATCAGACCTTGTTGTTTTTCCGGAATACCAGATGATCTCCAGGGATTATCTGGAAAGAGAGGCAATACTTGAAAATTCGGAGCAGGATGAAGGCAGGTACGTGAAGACATTCATGGAATATGCAAAGAAAAATTCCATAAACATACTGTGCAACATGGCAGAGAGTCTTCCCGGTTTAGCCAAGCCTTACAATGCTTCCATACTGATCAATCGGAGCGGTTATATTGTTGGGAAATACAGGAAGATCCACCTGTTCGATGCACTCGGGAAAGGGGAAAGTTATGCCTATTCTGCTGGCCTTCAAGCTCCAGCTCCGTACATCCTTCCTGAATTCAGGATAGGTGTACAGATCTGCTTTGATCTGAGATTTCCAGAGACTGCAAGAATTCTTGCTGTGCAGGGTATTGACATACTGGTATACCAGGCTGGCTGGTTCAGCGGGGAGCACAAGCTTGAACAGTGGAGAACACTCCTCAGGGCAAGGGCGATCGAAAACGGTGCCTTCGTTATAGGGGCGGCTCAGTGCGGACAGAATTACACGGGACATTCGATGATAGTGTCACCATACGGGGATATCATGGAAGAGGCAGAAAACCAGGAGACTTTACTCATATCAGATATTGACCTGTCCGAGGTTGACATATACCGGGAAGAAATGCCGGTCATTCGCTCCAGGAGGCTTGATTTATACGACATCAAGGGTTTATAG
- the iorB gene encoding Indolepyruvate oxidoreductase subunit IorB, with protein MMTNIIISGVGGQGVVTAGLLLSEAATIKGIHVVMSEIHGLAQRGGSVSVDVRMGDVYGSIIGKGEADLIIGFEPIETMRAISRAGRNTFVIMNSEKITPISLSMNDKEYPSNAELIGLADKSVTIREINAVSLAKKAGNYRAVNTVIIGAALALKVLPFDKAEVLAALNNKFSGKIYDINREALDLGIEQIQLNQTA; from the coding sequence ATGATGACTAACATTATAATTTCCGGAGTCGGTGGACAGGGTGTTGTAACTGCAGGGTTGCTTTTGTCCGAAGCTGCAACAATAAAGGGCATACACGTTGTGATGTCGGAGATACATGGCCTGGCGCAGAGAGGAGGTTCGGTGTCTGTTGACGTCAGGATGGGTGACGTTTATGGCTCCATCATAGGAAAAGGGGAAGCTGACCTGATAATAGGCTTTGAGCCCATTGAGACAATGCGCGCCATAAGCAGGGCTGGAAGGAATACCTTTGTAATCATGAATTCCGAGAAAATTACGCCGATATCCCTGAGCATGAATGACAAGGAATACCCGAGCAATGCTGAACTGATTGGCTTAGCGGATAAAAGCGTAACTATCAGGGAGATCAATGCAGTATCCCTGGCGAAGAAGGCCGGGAACTACAGGGCAGTCAACACCGTGATAATAGGCGCAGCACTGGCACTTAAGGTGCTTCCATTTGATAAAGCAGAAGTTCTTGCCGCACTGAATAACAAGTTCTCAGGAAAAATATACGACATAAACAGGGAAGCTCTTGACCTGGGGATCGAACAGATTCAGCTTAATCAGACCGCCTAA
- a CDS encoding hypothetical protein (putative conserved protein), with protein MNAKILGMLPQFGNPDEYTVKKIIASYGIDVPRSVLIRTGDEEFDLDFPLVIKVSDPKIMHKSDVGGVVLGINDSDQLHREISSMRSRFPESNIMVEEMEHKGLEIIVGLVNDANFGNTIMLGMGGVYTELYRDVVFRLTPIIERDAADMIDSVKIRDFEKGFRCIAVSREAIIKLLLRVSQISEDLGDNLEMLDLNPVIVNGDRIFAVDAKLVIRR; from the coding sequence GTGAACGCAAAGATTCTTGGCATGCTGCCCCAATTTGGGAATCCGGATGAATATACCGTAAAGAAAATAATAGCATCGTACGGTATTGATGTCCCAAGATCAGTGCTGATTAGGACCGGTGATGAGGAATTTGATCTCGACTTCCCCCTGGTAATAAAGGTTTCAGATCCAAAAATTATGCATAAGTCAGATGTTGGAGGAGTTGTGCTGGGCATCAATGACTCAGACCAGCTTCATCGCGAGATTTCCAGTATGAGGTCAAGGTTTCCTGAGTCCAATATAATGGTAGAGGAGATGGAGCACAAAGGGCTGGAGATCATCGTCGGACTGGTAAATGACGCTAACTTCGGGAACACCATAATGCTCGGCATGGGTGGAGTTTATACCGAATTGTACCGCGATGTGGTTTTTCGCCTTACACCCATAATCGAAAGAGATGCCGCTGATATGATCGATTCGGTAAAAATCAGGGATTTTGAGAAGGGATTCAGGTGTATAGCGGTTAGCCGAGAGGCAATAATAAAATTATTGCTGAGAGTTTCGCAGATTTCAGAAGACCTGGGAGATAACCTGGAGATGCTTGACCTTAACCCCGTCATTGTGAATGGCGATCGTATATTTGCGGTCGATGCAAAACTTGTAATCAGAAGATGA